In Luteimonas galliterrae, the sequence ATCGATGGCGCATGCGGCGATGCGTCCACGGCATCGATCGCGACCTGCGCCGCGAGTTCGATCGGATAACCATAGATGCCGGTGCTGATGCAGGGAAATGCGATGCTGCGCAGCCCGCAATCGGCTGCGATCTGCAACGAACGGCTGTAGCACATGGCCAGCAATATCGGTTCGCGGTGACGCCCGCCTCGCCAGACCGGCCCGACCGTGTGGATCACGAACTTGGCAGGCAACCGAAAACCCGGCGTGATCTTCGCGTCGCCGATATCGCAGCCCCCCAACAACCGGCAAGCGTGAACCAGCTCCGGGCCCGCCTTGCGATGGATGGCGCCATCGACGCCGCCTCCGCCCAGCAAAGATGAATTGGCCGCATTGACGATGGCATCGACCGCCAAAGTGGTGATATCGGCCTGCAAAGCGCTTATGGTCGGGGTCGCCATGGGCCATGCTAGTACCTCGGCGGCTTCGTATGGGTCCAATGGTGACTTCTTACCTATGTCGCCGTCCGTGCGCGGAGGTCTAAGGTGGGCGTCGCCCTTTTCCGAGGTGATCCCATGCACGCTTACCGCTGGCTGTTGCTCGCAGCCGCCGTTTCCGCCGTCGTCGCTTGCGACCGGACCCCGAACACCGCGCAAACCGCCGCGACGCCTGCCGCCGAAGCGCCGGCCGCCGCCGCGCCGACATCGGGTATCGACCTGGCCGGCATCGACAAGTCGGTCAAGCCCGGCGACGACTTCGATGAATACGCCAACGGCGCGTGGAGGAAGGCGACCGAAATCCCCGCCGACCGCGCCAGCTTGAGCACCGGCTTCTACGTGTTCGAAAAGGCCGAGAAGCGCAACGCCGACCTGATCCAGGGCCTGGAGAAGGCCAACCCGGCCGCCGGCACCGACGAGCGCAAGATCGCCGACTACTACGCCGCGTTCATGGACGAAGCGGGCATCGAGCAGCGCGGCCTGGCGCCGCTGCAACCGAAGCTGGACAGCGTCGAGGCCATCGCCGACGCCGCCGGCCTGTCGCGCTACCTGGGCGCCTCGCTGCGCGCCGATACCGATTCGCTCAACGCCACCAACTACTACACCGAAAACCTGTTCGGCCTGTTCGTCGCGCAGGGACTGGAAGACCCGTCGAAGAACGTGGGCTATCTGATGCAGGGCGGCCTGGGCATGCCCGAGCGCGAGTACTACCTCGGCACCGACAAGGAGATGGCCGCGAACCGCGCCGCCTACCAGGCCTACATCGCCGCGATCCTGAAACTGGCCGGCGACGCCGACGCGGAGAAGAAAGCCAAGACGATCTTCGATCTGGAAATGAAGATCGCCAAGGCGCACGCCAGCCTGGTCGACAGCCAGGACATCCACAAGGCCAACAACCCGTGGCCGACCGCCGACTTCGCCAAGAAAGCGCCCGGCATCGACTGGGCCGCATTCTTCGACGCCGCCAAGCTGACCGGCCAACCGACCGTCTTCGCCTGGCAGCCGGACGCGATCAAGAAATTGTCCGCGCTGGTCGCTGGCGAGCCGCTGCAGACCTGGAAGGACTATCTGCGCTTCCACGCGATCAACCACAGCGCCGGCCTGCTGCCCAAGGCCTACGCCGATCTCAGCTTCGGCTTCTACGGCACGCAGTTGCAGGGCACCAGCAAGCAGCGCGATCGCTGGAAGCGCGCGATCGGCGCCACCAACGGCGCGCTCGGCGACGCGATCGGCCAGCTGTACATCAAGCAGTACTTCCCGGCGTCGTCCAAGGCCAAGGTCGAGGACATGGTGAAGAACATCCTGGCCACTTTCCGCGAAGGCGTGGACAAGCTGGAATGGATGACCGCCGAAACCAAGAAGACGGCGAAGGCGAAAGCCGAAACCATGCTGATCGGCGTGGGCTATCCGGACAGCTGGCGCGATTACTCTTCGCTGGAAGTGAAGCGCGACGATCCGCTGGGCAATGCGCTGCGCGCGGAAGAGGCCGAATACCGCCACCAGACCGCCAAACTGGGCAAAACGCCGGACCGCAAGGAATGGTGGATGACCCCGCAGACGGTGAACGCGGTGCAGTTGCCGCTGCAGAACGCGATGAACTTCCCCGCCGCGATCCTCGAAGCGCCGTTCTTCGATCCCAACGCGGACGCCGCCGCCAATTACGGCGCGATCGGCGCGGTGATCGGCCACGAAGTCAGCCACGGCTTCGACAACCTCGGCTCGGAGTTCGACGCCGACGGCCGCCTGCGCAACTGGTGGACGAAAGAAGACTCGGAGCACTTCAAGGCCGCCACCGACAAGCTGGTCGCGCAGTACGACGCCTACGAGGCGCTGCCGGGCCTGCACGTCAACGGCAAGCAGACGCTGGGCGAGAACATCGCCGACGTCGCCGGCCTGCAGGCGTCGTACGTCGCTTACCACAAGTCGCTAGGCGGCAAGCAAGCGCCGGTGATCGACGGCCTGACCGGCGACCAGCGTTTCTTCCTCGCCTTCGCCCAGGCTTGGCGCGCCAAGCAGCGCGAAGCTGCGCTGCGCGCGCAGGTAGTCGGCGACGGCCACGCCCCGGCGCGCTACCGCGCGCTGACCGTGCGCAATATCGATGCCTGGTACGACGCGTTCCCGTCAAAGCCCGGCGAGAAGCTGTATCTGGAGCCGAAAGACCGGGTCAAGATCTGGTGATGCGGCTCATCGGGAGCGATCCGCGGATCGCTCCCGATTTTTTCAAGGCTGGGCGAACAGGTTTTTCGCCTTCTCGCTGAAGTCTTTTTCCATTCGCGCATCGAAGTCGTGGGCTACGCCCGGATACGATTCGAAGCGCACGTCGA encodes:
- a CDS encoding O-acetyl-ADP-ribose deacetylase — protein: MATPTISALQADITTLAVDAIVNAANSSLLGGGGVDGAIHRKAGPELVHACRLLGGCDIGDAKITPGFRLPAKFVIHTVGPVWRGGRHREPILLAMCYSRSLQIAADCGLRSIAFPCISTGIYGYPIELAAQVAIDAVDASPHAPSMDEIVFCCYSRADLDIYLQLLGGP
- a CDS encoding M13 family metallopeptidase codes for the protein MHAYRWLLLAAAVSAVVACDRTPNTAQTAATPAAEAPAAAAPTSGIDLAGIDKSVKPGDDFDEYANGAWRKATEIPADRASLSTGFYVFEKAEKRNADLIQGLEKANPAAGTDERKIADYYAAFMDEAGIEQRGLAPLQPKLDSVEAIADAAGLSRYLGASLRADTDSLNATNYYTENLFGLFVAQGLEDPSKNVGYLMQGGLGMPEREYYLGTDKEMAANRAAYQAYIAAILKLAGDADAEKKAKTIFDLEMKIAKAHASLVDSQDIHKANNPWPTADFAKKAPGIDWAAFFDAAKLTGQPTVFAWQPDAIKKLSALVAGEPLQTWKDYLRFHAINHSAGLLPKAYADLSFGFYGTQLQGTSKQRDRWKRAIGATNGALGDAIGQLYIKQYFPASSKAKVEDMVKNILATFREGVDKLEWMTAETKKTAKAKAETMLIGVGYPDSWRDYSSLEVKRDDPLGNALRAEEAEYRHQTAKLGKTPDRKEWWMTPQTVNAVQLPLQNAMNFPAAILEAPFFDPNADAAANYGAIGAVIGHEVSHGFDNLGSEFDADGRLRNWWTKEDSEHFKAATDKLVAQYDAYEALPGLHVNGKQTLGENIADVAGLQASYVAYHKSLGGKQAPVIDGLTGDQRFFLAFAQAWRAKQREAALRAQVVGDGHAPARYRALTVRNIDAWYDAFPSKPGEKLYLEPKDRVKIW